One stretch of Streptomyces sp. 135 DNA includes these proteins:
- a CDS encoding N-acetylmuramoyl-L-alanine amidase, whose translation MSPDDLLTQLRKWGVKFAEYKNWRTHSRDRATGKAWGPVNGFMVHHTGSDSRDQRALLRGGVAGLPGPLSHFGLAQDGTVHLIGWGRANHAGMGDPDVLAAVRSEDYGAYPPADNQATVDGNDCFYGVEIWYSGSHEMTKAQYTALRKLSAAICDFHKWTAKSVIGHGEWGSPGKWDPGMAPGRMMDMAKVRADIEATLSGQADKPEDKPKPPADRPDKMLAVSGFLPELRHGDRGWYVGWLQRNLARFLPAVKVTSVYDDATAKAVHAFYAQELDYKTTTAGKVFGADGWRRVLSIKSKADGTD comes from the coding sequence ATGTCTCCTGACGATCTCCTGACCCAGCTCCGCAAGTGGGGCGTGAAGTTTGCGGAGTACAAGAACTGGCGGACACATAGCCGTGACCGCGCGACCGGCAAGGCCTGGGGTCCGGTCAACGGCTTCATGGTCCACCACACTGGGTCGGACAGCCGCGACCAGCGTGCCCTCCTACGTGGTGGTGTGGCCGGACTCCCTGGCCCCCTGTCCCACTTCGGCCTGGCCCAGGACGGCACTGTCCACCTGATCGGCTGGGGTCGAGCCAACCATGCCGGCATGGGTGACCCGGACGTTCTGGCCGCTGTCCGGTCAGAGGATTACGGCGCCTACCCTCCGGCGGACAACCAGGCCACGGTCGACGGTAACGACTGCTTCTACGGCGTGGAGATCTGGTACTCCGGCAGTCACGAGATGACGAAGGCCCAGTACACGGCCCTGCGGAAGCTGTCCGCGGCCATCTGCGACTTCCACAAGTGGACGGCCAAGAGCGTCATTGGCCACGGTGAGTGGGGCTCCCCCGGCAAGTGGGACCCGGGCATGGCTCCTGGCCGCATGATGGACATGGCCAAGGTGCGTGCGGACATCGAGGCCACCCTGTCCGGACAGGCGGACAAGCCGGAGGACAAGCCGAAGCCGCCTGCGGACAGGCCGGACAAGATGCTGGCCGTGTCCGGCTTCCTTCCGGAGCTGCGCCACGGTGACCGCGGCTGGTACGTCGGCTGGCTCCAGCGGAACCTGGCCAGGTTCCTGCCGGCGGTGAAGGTGACGTCCGTTTACGACGACGCGACCGCAAAGGCCGTTCACGCCTTTTACGCCCAGGAGCTGGACTACAAGACGACGACCGCAGGCAAGGTGTTCGGCGCTGACGGCTGGCGCCGCGTCCTCTCCATCAAGTCGAAGGCCGACGGGACCGACTGA
- a CDS encoding PD-(D/E)XK nuclease family protein has product MTAIDTVKKAGARFYFRDTAPNVTVPGVTSIISMLPKQDFLGPWQAGMAADLAIDSFDYLREMAARDRAGARRYLSGAARRYTEARSKLGSRAHDAFERLMNGEELDYVHSDIVNHVRFFREFLAAVNPELVRAEDVAWSYEHNYAGSFDAILRVWVEAGGPTGVRITPDRSGTPILIMVDYKTSKSTYSDVALQLAAYRYADVVIDPQGNEEPMPEVNSAAVLHITDEGWSFKGVRADRQVFNAFLTLRRTFDWVRTDSKDVIGSALAKSKGSMTTGTQRRGK; this is encoded by the coding sequence ATGACAGCGATCGACACCGTGAAGAAGGCAGGTGCGCGGTTCTATTTCCGCGACACTGCGCCGAACGTGACAGTCCCTGGCGTGACCAGCATCATCAGCATGCTTCCGAAACAGGACTTCCTGGGGCCGTGGCAAGCCGGCATGGCCGCAGATCTGGCCATCGACAGCTTCGACTACCTGCGGGAGATGGCCGCCCGTGACCGCGCTGGCGCCAGGCGGTATCTGTCCGGCGCTGCTCGCCGCTACACGGAGGCTCGTTCGAAGCTCGGTTCCCGCGCTCACGATGCCTTCGAGCGGCTCATGAACGGTGAGGAGCTGGATTACGTCCACTCCGACATCGTCAACCACGTGCGGTTCTTCCGGGAGTTCCTGGCCGCCGTGAACCCGGAGCTGGTTCGCGCTGAAGACGTCGCCTGGTCGTACGAGCACAATTACGCCGGCAGCTTCGATGCGATCCTCCGTGTCTGGGTGGAGGCTGGCGGACCGACTGGCGTCCGCATCACCCCGGACCGATCCGGCACCCCCATCCTGATCATGGTCGACTACAAGACGTCGAAGAGCACGTACAGCGACGTTGCCCTCCAACTCGCTGCCTACCGCTACGCGGATGTGGTGATCGACCCGCAGGGCAACGAGGAGCCGATGCCGGAGGTCAACTCCGCCGCGGTCCTGCACATCACGGATGAGGGTTGGTCCTTCAAGGGTGTGCGTGCTGACCGCCAGGTTTTCAACGCGTTCCTGACGCTGCGGCGGACCTTCGACTGGGTCCGTACGGACTCGAAGGACGTCATCGGGTCGGCCCTGGCGAAGTCCAAGGGCTCCATGACCACCGGCACGCAGCGACGGGGGAAGTGA
- a CDS encoding phiSA1p31-related protein, with translation MENNTFSVGDEVTLKSEGRKVRVEFGPFTTQMGTQAYVIKHLDGLHAGKSATVNGRSLERGPKFAVGDDVLVLPLDTPGKVEAGPFLGRSQATFYVVKYASGTHIWVDEVALKPVLAARLNTFSFRGTEYDLNATYVDRDGDTWTFNGRVSLTGVPRMDCERLACTGPYQDRTLTTVVGAYGPLTKQD, from the coding sequence ATGGAGAACAACACGTTCAGCGTCGGCGACGAGGTCACGTTGAAGTCTGAGGGTCGGAAGGTCAGGGTCGAGTTCGGCCCGTTCACGACTCAGATGGGCACCCAGGCGTACGTCATCAAGCACCTGGACGGCCTCCATGCCGGTAAGTCAGCGACAGTCAACGGTCGCTCCCTGGAGCGGGGCCCGAAGTTCGCGGTCGGCGACGATGTCCTGGTGCTGCCGCTGGACACCCCGGGCAAGGTGGAGGCTGGTCCGTTCCTGGGCCGTTCCCAGGCCACGTTTTACGTGGTCAAGTACGCGTCGGGTACGCACATCTGGGTTGACGAGGTGGCGCTGAAGCCGGTCCTGGCGGCCCGCCTGAACACGTTCAGCTTTCGCGGCACTGAGTACGACCTGAACGCGACCTACGTGGATCGCGACGGGGATACCTGGACGTTCAACGGCCGCGTATCTCTGACCGGTGTTCCGCGGATGGACTGCGAGCGTCTCGCCTGCACAGGCCCCTACCAGGACCGCACGCTGACCACCGTCGTGGGCGCGTACGGTCCGCTGACGAAGCAGGACTGA
- a CDS encoding right-handed parallel beta-helix repeat-containing protein, translating into MTTPVPSWLPGMDITAGRLESMNQRAWVMVTNYGADSSGTVDAAPAIQLALNDARDRGGAWVLIPPGVYLTASTIRIYGNTRLTLMAGAELRRNHGGTMLLNGDSGQNFPGYTGHSNIIVEGGLWNMRGTTAGMTSSAMCMSFGHCQDIVIRDLEIRDVPGFHAVELNSTNHALISNCRFRGYKDPGGRDFSEAVQLDLAKSSGVFGGFGPYDNTETKDVTISACHFGDSGTAGTTAWPRGIGSHSATITKWHRRIRISDCSFENLTQFAISAYNWEDVTISSNTFVSCGSGVRLRTVIVGDLEDTKLPDGTQTNASQVMRNITVTGNSFRGGGGYDNAIVAQGETSGTVLNLTVVGNTIDGTSGGQAGIRMRYVSRATLGNNVIANVAGTGISTENMNNMTLTGNTVWWPGGRGITCVDSDNSSIVGNQVRDAWNEGILLQTSSYIHVRDNFVKGASRATNGGFSGIRASDGQNALTFTGNTVRPNSDNANKMSYGLSIGAVTNTSRWGNDLRQIGGTNVNGGLVDGTTSGGSAVATDIQ; encoded by the coding sequence TTGACGACACCCGTTCCCTCATGGCTCCCCGGTATGGACATCACTGCCGGCCGCCTGGAGTCGATGAACCAGCGCGCCTGGGTCATGGTCACCAACTACGGTGCTGACTCCTCTGGCACGGTCGACGCGGCTCCCGCTATTCAGCTCGCGCTGAATGATGCCAGAGACAGGGGCGGAGCGTGGGTCCTGATACCTCCGGGTGTCTACCTGACTGCGTCCACAATCCGCATCTACGGAAACACTCGTCTGACGCTGATGGCGGGCGCTGAACTTCGGCGCAACCACGGCGGAACGATGCTGCTGAACGGTGACTCGGGACAGAACTTCCCTGGCTACACGGGCCACTCGAACATCATCGTGGAGGGTGGCCTCTGGAACATGCGCGGCACCACCGCAGGCATGACGTCGTCGGCCATGTGTATGTCCTTCGGCCACTGCCAGGACATCGTCATCCGGGATCTGGAGATCCGGGACGTCCCCGGTTTTCACGCAGTGGAGCTGAACTCTACGAACCACGCGCTGATTTCCAACTGTCGATTCCGGGGGTACAAGGACCCGGGAGGCCGTGACTTTTCGGAGGCGGTCCAGCTCGACCTGGCGAAGTCCTCAGGCGTTTTCGGAGGCTTCGGACCGTACGACAACACGGAGACGAAGGACGTCACGATCAGCGCGTGTCATTTCGGGGACTCCGGCACGGCCGGGACCACGGCGTGGCCGCGCGGTATCGGCTCCCACTCCGCGACGATCACGAAGTGGCACCGCCGCATCAGGATCTCCGACTGCTCCTTCGAGAACCTGACCCAGTTCGCGATCAGCGCCTACAACTGGGAAGACGTCACGATCTCGTCCAACACGTTCGTCTCCTGTGGCTCTGGCGTGCGCCTGCGGACCGTGATCGTGGGGGACCTGGAGGACACCAAGCTCCCGGACGGCACCCAGACCAACGCCAGCCAGGTCATGCGGAACATCACGGTGACGGGCAACAGCTTCCGCGGCGGCGGTGGTTACGACAACGCGATCGTGGCTCAGGGCGAGACATCCGGCACTGTCTTGAACCTCACTGTTGTCGGCAACACCATCGACGGCACGTCAGGTGGTCAGGCAGGCATCCGGATGCGATACGTGTCCCGTGCCACGCTGGGAAACAACGTGATCGCGAACGTGGCAGGTACCGGGATCAGCACCGAGAACATGAACAACATGACGTTGACCGGTAACACGGTCTGGTGGCCCGGCGGTCGAGGCATCACATGCGTGGACTCCGACAACTCCAGCATCGTGGGCAACCAGGTCCGCGACGCCTGGAACGAAGGGATCCTGCTTCAGACGTCGTCGTACATCCACGTCCGGGACAACTTCGTGAAGGGTGCCAGCCGTGCCACGAACGGTGGTTTCAGCGGCATCCGCGCCTCTGACGGCCAGAACGCCCTGACGTTCACGGGCAACACGGTCCGTCCCAACTCGGACAACGCGAACAAGATGAGTTACGGCCTCTCTATCGGCGCCGTGACCAACACCTCCCGCTGGGGCAACGACCTGCGCCAGATTGGCGGCACGAACGTTAACGGCGGTCTGGTCGATGGCACGACGTCTGGCGGTAGCGCAGTAGCTACGGACATTCAGTAA